The Terriglobales bacterium genome has a segment encoding these proteins:
- the thpR gene encoding RNA 2',3'-cyclic phosphodiesterase codes for MRLFVAIDIDEPIRERLTRFLDGVRGFAPASEVRWVRPESLHLTLKFIGEAGPDRAEQIQRALSGIRVQTAEFTFKGYGFFPTSKAPRVFWIGIQAGPNLSQLASAVDAAVAPFSTGRERAPYTPHLTLARAGSGRPQGGPGDAASARFQKLQEKLASLPEPEFGTMTAREFFLYESKLSPAGAEYRKIERFALS; via the coding sequence ATGCGTTTATTCGTTGCCATCGACATTGACGAGCCCATCCGCGAGCGCCTGACGCGCTTTCTCGACGGAGTGCGCGGCTTCGCGCCCGCCAGCGAAGTACGCTGGGTGCGGCCGGAGTCCCTACACCTCACGTTGAAGTTCATCGGCGAAGCCGGCCCAGATAGGGCGGAACAGATCCAGCGCGCGCTGAGTGGCATTCGCGTCCAAACGGCAGAGTTTACCTTCAAGGGATACGGCTTTTTCCCCACGTCCAAGGCGCCCCGGGTCTTCTGGATCGGGATCCAGGCGGGCCCCAACCTCTCGCAACTGGCGTCGGCGGTGGACGCTGCTGTGGCGCCGTTTTCCACGGGGCGGGAGCGGGCGCCCTACACTCCACACCTGACCCTGGCGCGCGCCGGCTCCGGACGTCCGCAGGGCGGGCCCGGCGATGCCGCCAGCGCCCGCTTCCAGAAGCTGCAGGAGAAACTGGCCTCTCTCCCCGAACCCGAGTTCGGTACAATGACCGCCCGCGAGTTCTTCCTGTACGAGAGCAAGCTGTCTCCCGCCGGGGCCGAGTACAGGAAGATCGAGCGCTTCGCGCTGTCCTGA
- the plsY gene encoding glycerol-3-phosphate 1-O-acyltransferase PlsY encodes MAIYVLIAAAAYLLGSIPFGYLLVRAFRGHDIRESGSGNIGATNVARAAPGLGLLTLVLDASKGALAVLAAVALLGYAEQGVLAQFSWEGIGHAQPAASMAALLAVAGHVFPPWLKFRGGKGVATGAGAFVLLAPKVILAALAIFLLMVVAFRYVALGSTVAVAAVPVLAYLTRSSDSSPAALGAMCATAVLVVARHHENLRRLFAGSEPRWQWRRT; translated from the coding sequence ATGGCTATTTACGTCCTCATTGCCGCCGCCGCCTACCTGCTGGGCTCAATCCCCTTCGGCTACCTGCTGGTGCGCGCCTTCCGCGGACACGACATCCGGGAGAGCGGCAGCGGGAACATCGGAGCGACCAATGTGGCGCGCGCCGCGCCGGGACTTGGACTGCTGACCCTGGTCCTGGACGCGAGCAAGGGAGCGCTGGCCGTGCTGGCCGCAGTAGCCCTGCTGGGCTACGCCGAACAGGGCGTCCTTGCCCAATTCAGCTGGGAGGGGATCGGTCATGCCCAGCCCGCTGCCTCGATGGCTGCCTTGCTTGCCGTCGCCGGACACGTCTTCCCTCCCTGGCTGAAGTTTCGTGGCGGCAAGGGTGTGGCCACCGGAGCAGGCGCGTTCGTGCTGCTCGCACCCAAGGTCATCCTCGCAGCCCTGGCCATTTTTCTTCTGATGGTGGTTGCCTTCCGCTATGTGGCGCTGGGTTCGACCGTGGCGGTGGCCGCGGTCCCGGTGCTGGCCTACCTGACCCGCTCTTCCGACTCTTCGCCAGCGGCTCTGGGCGCGATGTGCGCAACGGCGGTGCTGGTGGTGGCGCGTCACCACGAGAACCTGCGCCGCCTGTTCGCCGGCTCCGAACCGCGCTGGCAGTGGAGGCGCACATGA
- a CDS encoding competence/damage-inducible protein A codes for MNAEIIAVGSELLTPYRQDSNSLFLTEKLNQLGVEVAFKTIVGDRRAHIEGAVKLALERTDLVICIGGLGPTEDDLTRESVAAALGRGLRRDPALSGELYARFARRRLKMPENNLRQADVIEGAETLPNPNGTAPGHWLECGSAEARQVVVLLPGPPNELMPMFENHCMERLRALVPPLYIATRVLKVALMPESQLDAQVAPIYSKAKKVETTILAAAGEVQLHLRARADSQAVAEKLVEELADKLEDELEDAVYSRSGESLEQIAGYYLQMRGATIAVAESCTGGLVAERLTRVSGSSRYFRGGVVAYADDLKSAFLDVPAKVLAEHGAVSREVAVALAEGVRKRTGSTLGVGITGIAGPTGGSSEKPVGLVFHALADGRKTEVVERTFPGDREKVRWQASQQALDMVRKKLM; via the coding sequence ATGAATGCCGAGATCATCGCCGTCGGCTCCGAGCTGCTCACTCCCTACCGCCAGGACAGCAATTCCCTGTTCTTGACCGAGAAGCTGAACCAGCTGGGGGTGGAGGTTGCCTTCAAGACCATCGTGGGCGATCGGCGGGCACACATCGAGGGAGCGGTGAAGCTGGCGCTCGAGCGCACGGACCTGGTGATCTGCATAGGAGGCCTGGGGCCGACCGAGGACGACCTGACGCGGGAATCAGTGGCGGCGGCGCTGGGACGCGGACTGCGGCGCGATCCGGCGCTGTCGGGCGAGCTCTACGCGCGCTTTGCGCGCCGCCGCCTGAAGATGCCGGAGAACAACCTGCGCCAGGCTGACGTCATCGAGGGCGCGGAGACCTTGCCCAACCCAAACGGCACGGCTCCGGGACACTGGCTGGAATGCGGCTCCGCCGAGGCGCGGCAGGTCGTCGTCCTGCTGCCCGGCCCCCCCAACGAGCTGATGCCCATGTTCGAGAATCACTGCATGGAACGGTTGCGCGCGCTGGTGCCGCCGCTCTACATCGCGACCCGCGTCCTCAAGGTGGCGCTGATGCCGGAGTCGCAGCTCGACGCCCAGGTGGCTCCCATCTACTCCAAGGCCAAGAAGGTGGAGACGACGATCCTGGCCGCCGCGGGAGAGGTGCAGCTGCACCTGCGGGCTCGCGCGGATTCGCAGGCGGTGGCGGAGAAGCTGGTGGAGGAGCTGGCGGACAAGCTCGAAGACGAGCTCGAGGACGCGGTGTACTCCCGCAGCGGGGAGTCCTTGGAGCAGATCGCCGGCTACTACTTGCAGATGCGCGGCGCAACCATTGCCGTGGCCGAATCCTGCACCGGAGGCCTGGTGGCCGAGCGCCTGACCCGGGTGAGCGGCAGCTCCCGCTACTTCCGGGGCGGCGTGGTGGCTTATGCTGATGACCTCAAGAGTGCCTTCCTGGACGTCCCGGCGAAGGTCCTGGCCGAGCACGGCGCGGTGAGTCGCGAGGTGGCCGTGGCCCTGGCCGAGGGAGTCCGCAAGCGCACCGGCTCGACCCTGGGAGTGGGCATCACGGGAATCGCCGGACCCACCGGGGGGAGCAGCGAGAAGCCCGTGGGCCTGGTCTTCCACGCTCTGGCCGACGGCCGCAAGACCGAAGTAGTCGAGCGCACCTTCCCCGGCGACCGGGAGAAGGTCCGCTGGCAGGCCAGCCAGCAGGCGTTGGATATGGTGAGGAAAAAGTTGATGTAG
- a CDS encoding NAD(P)H-dependent glycerol-3-phosphate dehydrogenase, with translation MSRIAVIGAGSWGTALAVVLSRNGRHQVRLWAFEKAVAEAIRTQRVNQIFLPGFPLPEAVAVVTRMEQALDGAEIVVTAVPSQHCRSVYEQMPGSLNPKMLFVSATKGLESGTSHRMTEVATDVIQYSPAGFPPRMGALSGPSFAREAARGDPTAITIASTDKELGATVQSEFSDPNFRVYTNEDVVGVELGGALKNIIAIAAGVCVGLGLGHNTIAALMTRGLSEITRLAVACGGHHETLAGLAGMGDLVLTCTGGLSRNRTLGVELGKGRKLPDVLAEMHGMVAEGVLTTNAARELASRKNVEMPITAQMHAILNQGKPPQEAIRELMTRPATGE, from the coding sequence ATGAGCCGCATCGCCGTCATCGGTGCGGGTTCCTGGGGAACGGCGCTGGCCGTAGTGCTGAGCCGCAACGGACGCCACCAGGTGCGGCTGTGGGCGTTCGAGAAGGCGGTCGCCGAGGCCATCCGCACCCAGCGCGTGAATCAGATCTTCCTCCCCGGGTTTCCCTTGCCGGAGGCGGTGGCGGTGGTCACGCGCATGGAACAGGCGCTGGATGGAGCGGAGATCGTGGTGACGGCAGTGCCCTCGCAGCATTGCCGCAGCGTCTATGAACAGATGCCCGGGTCGCTGAACCCCAAGATGCTCTTCGTGAGCGCCACCAAGGGGCTGGAAAGCGGAACTTCTCACCGCATGACGGAGGTGGCGACCGACGTGATCCAGTATTCACCAGCGGGCTTTCCGCCGCGCATGGGCGCGCTGAGCGGGCCGTCGTTCGCGCGCGAGGCGGCGCGCGGCGACCCCACCGCCATCACCATCGCCTCCACCGACAAGGAGCTGGGCGCGACGGTGCAGAGCGAGTTCAGCGACCCCAACTTCCGTGTCTATACCAACGAGGACGTGGTGGGCGTGGAGCTGGGCGGCGCGCTCAAGAACATCATCGCCATCGCCGCCGGGGTGTGCGTGGGGCTGGGACTGGGGCACAACACCATCGCCGCCTTGATGACCCGCGGGCTGTCGGAAATCACCCGCCTGGCTGTGGCCTGCGGCGGGCACCACGAGACCCTGGCGGGCCTGGCCGGCATGGGCGACCTGGTCCTTACTTGCACCGGCGGCCTCTCGCGCAACCGCACCCTGGGTGTGGAGCTGGGGAAAGGCCGCAAGCTTCCAGACGTCCTCGCCGAAATGCACGGCATGGTGGCGGAAGGAGTTCTGACCACGAATGCTGCCCGCGAACTCGCCAGCCGGAAGAACGTGGAGATGCCCATCACCGCTCAGATGCACGCCATCCTGAACCAGGGCAAGCCGCCGCAGGAGGCGATCCGGGAGCTGATGACCAGGCCGGCGACGGGGGAATAG